The Cervus elaphus chromosome 21, mCerEla1.1, whole genome shotgun sequence genome window below encodes:
- the MROH6 gene encoding maestro heat-like repeat-containing protein family member 6 isoform X1: protein MPSRVGGQVKDSPPCHQTCAPPPADHLSPRDLAWPFPRAQWAEPDPRHSGCRQPGQEGPPKAPGRYHTWRHLCMTPHSLPTHTHTRVHAHAHATTPVPGPACLGPASRSGLGTTSWEDQQQEPAPGAPQQVSRRAVWGAGEVTEERAGRGQKGSVEGGRAWERQGGSTAPHPHPQTPWSSWEEGALADLAVYTAACLEEAGFVGTQATALTLSSALEARGHRLEDQVLGLVRGLLAQVPHLAEGRPRRAALRVLSALALEHSRDVVSALLRCSPAPNRAATELWRSLSRNQRVNGQVLVQLLWALKGSAGTQLEALAATRALGEMLAVSGCVGATRGFYPHLLLVLVTQLHKLAWDAHPPDTPKVWAPSHRGPPHSHASCTVEALKALLTGDGGRMVVTCMEQAGGWRRLVGARTHLEGVLLLASALVAHADHHLRGLFADLLPRLRSTDDAQRLTAMAFFTGLLQSRPTARLLREEVILERLRAWQGDPEPTVRWLGLLGLGHLALNCGKVRHATTLLPALLGALSEGDPRLVDAALGALQRVLLRPRAPVRLLSVELRPRLPPLLDDARDSVRASAVGLLGTLVRRGRGGLRVGLRRPLRKLVLQSLVPLLLRLHDPSPDTAESAEWTLACCDQALPWGLLEEVGTEAHYHSPEALSRICHRLVSWGIGENDGVWSAAHLVQYTPRPLPPRLRLLTFPVKVVARQGLRGPWALASPLRPLLHAELALPSQEPFCPQVQWYPSHVPSFLSQTQGYLRSPQSPLRLAATLLTGFLVHHSSPSHVNQDLLDSLFQDLGRLQSDPEPAVAAAARVSGQQVALLARVQPQPCGWRLLRPGRPSCLPARPPPVYADSPFQHCSLPGRWGCSGPG, encoded by the exons ATGCCCAGCAGGGTTGGAGGTCAGGTCAAGGATTCTCCTCCCTGCCACCAGAcctgtgcccctcccccagcagatCATCTGTCCCCCAGGGACCTCGCTTGGCCCTTTCCTAGGGCCCAGTGGGCAGAACCGGACCCCAGACACTCAGGCTGCAGGCAGCCTGGGCAGGAGGGCCCCCCTAAAGCTCCTGGCAGGTACCACACCTGGAGACACCTCTGTATgactccccactccctccccacacacacacatacacgcgtGCATGCGCACGCGCACGCCACCACACCTGTCCCTGGTCCCGCCTGCCTGGGGCCTGCTTCTAGGTCAGGCCTGGGCACGACTTCCTGGGAGGACCAACAACAG gaacCAGCCCCAGGGGCGCCCCAGCAGGTAAGCCGGAGGGCTgtctggggggcaggggaggtaaCCGAGGAGAGAGCGGGGAGAGGGCAGAAAGGCtctgtggagggagggagagcgtGGGAGAGGCAAGGGGGCtccacagccccccacccccatccccagacACCCTGGAGCTCCTGGGAGGAGGGGGCCCTCGCAGACCTGGCCGTGTACACCGCCGCCTGCCTGGAAGAGGCTGGCTTTGTGGGAACCCAGGCGACAGCGCTCACCCTGTCCTCAGCCCTGGAGGCTCGGGGGCACAGGCTGGAGGACCAG GTGCTTGGGCTTGTGCGGGGGCTGCTGGCGCAGGTGCCCCACCTGGCGGAGGGGCGGCCCCGGCGGGCGGCCCTGCGGGTGCTGAGCGCACTGGCCTTGGAGCACTCCCGGGACGTGGTGTCCGCGCTGCTGCGCTGCTCACCGGCCCCAAACCG GGCGGCCACCGAGCTCTGGCGCAGCCTGAGCCGGAACCAGCGTGTGAATGGACAGGTGCTGGTGCAGTTGCTGTGGGCGCTAAAGGGCTCAGCCGGAACCCAGCTGGAGGCGCTGGCG GCCACTCGTGCCCTTGGGGAGATGCTGGCTGTGTCCGGCTGTGTGGGTGCCACCCGAGGCTTCTACCCGCACCTTCTCCTGGTGCTGGTCACTCAGCTCCACAAGCTGGCCTGGGATGCACACCCCCCCGACACACCCAAGGTTTGGGCCCCATCTCATCGAGGGCCACCGCACAGTCACGCCAG CTGCACTGTGGAGGCCTTGAAGGCCCTGCTCACTGGGGATGGAGGCCGCATGGTGGTAACGTGCATGGAGCaggctggaggctggaggagactggtgggagCCCGCACCCACCTGGAGGGTGTCCTGCTGCTGGCCAG TGCCCTGGTGGCCCACGCTGACCACCACCTGCGAGGCCTGTTTGCGGACCTGCTGCCGCGGCTGCGCAGCACAGACGACGCACAGCGCCTGACGGCCATGGCCTTCTTCACTGGG CTGTTGCAGAGCCGGCCCACCGCGCGGCTCCTGCGGGAGGAGGTGATCCTGGAACGGCTCCGCGCCTGGCAGGGCGACCCTGAGCCCACCGTGCGCTGGCTGGGCCTGCTGGGCCTCGGCCACCTGGCGCTGAACTGCGGGAAG GTGCGCCACGCGACCACGCTGCTGCCCGCGCTTCTGGGCGCGCTGAGCGAGGGTGACCCGCGGCTCGTGGACGCCGCGCTGGGGGCGCTGCAGAGGGTCCTGCTGAGGCCGCGGGCGCCGGTGCGGCTCCTGAGCGTGGAGTTGCGGCCCCGCCTCCCGCCACTCCTGGACGAC GCCCGGGACTCGGTCCGCGCCTCCGCAGTCGGGCTGCTCGGGACGCTGGTGCGGCGCGGCCGGGGCGGACTCCGGGTGGGGCTCCGCCGCCCCCTGCGGAAGCTGGTGCTGCAGAGTCTCGTTCCGCTGCTGTTGCGTTTGCACGACCCCAGCCCGGACACCGCTGAG AGTGCAGAATGGACGCTGGCCTGCTGTGaccaggccctgccctggggcCTGCTGGAGGAGGTGGGCACGGAGGCCCACTACCACAGCCCTGAGGCCCTAAGCCGCATCTGCCACCGCCTGGTCAGTTGGGGGATCGGTGAGAATGACGGGGTGTGGTCAGCTGCCCACTTGGTCCAGTATACACCACGGCCACTCCCCCCCAGACTGAGACTCCTCACCTTTCCGGTCAAGGTGGTGGCTCGTCAAGGCCTCAGAGGCCCTTGGGCCCTGGCCTCACCTCTGAGGCCTCTGCTCCACGCAGAGCTGGCCCTCCCGTCCCAGGAGCCCTTCTGTCCCCAGGTCCAGTGGTACCCGAGTCACGTGCCCAGCTTCCTGAGTCAGACCCAGGGCTACCTGCGGAGCCCTCAGAGCCCCCTGCGCTTGGCGGCCACCCTACTCACAG gcttcctggtccatcacTCCAGCCCCAGCCACGTCAACCAGGACCTGCTGGACTCTCTGTTCCAGG ACTTGGGGAGGCTGCAGAGCGACCCTGAGCCTGCTGTGGCGGCGGCAGCACGCGTGTCTGGCCAGCAGGTGGCGCTGCTGGCCCGCGTGCAGCCCCAGCCCTGCGGCTGGCGCCTCCTCCGCCCCGGCCGGCCCAGCTGCCTGCCGGCCCGGCCCCCGCCCGTCTACGCCGACAGCCCGTTTCAGCACTGCAGCCTCCCCGGCCGCTGGGGCTGCTCAGGTCCAGGCTGA
- the MROH6 gene encoding maestro heat-like repeat-containing protein family member 6 isoform X5, which produces MPSRVGGQVKDSPPCHQTCAPPPADHLSPRDLAWPFPRAQWAEPDPRHSGCRQPGQEGPPKAPGRYHTWRHLCMTPHSLPTHTHTRVHAHAHATTPVPGPACLGPASRSGLGTTSWEDQQQEPAPGAPQQVSRRAVWGAGEVTEERAGRGQKGSVEGGRAWERQGGSTAPHPHPQTPWSSWEEGALADLAVYTAACLEEAGFVGTQATALTLSSALEARGHRLEDQVLGLVRGLLAQVPHLAEGRPRRAALRVLSALALEHSRDVVSALLRCSPAPNRAATELWRSLSRNQRVNGQVLVQLLWALKGSAGTQLEALAATRALGEMLAVSGCVGATRGFYPHLLLVLVTQLHKLAWDAHPPDTPKVWAPSHRGPPHSHASCTVEALKALLTGDGGRMVVTCMEQAGGWRRLVGARTHLEGVLLLASALVAHADHHLRGLFADLLPRLRSTDDAQRLTAMAFFTGLLQSRPTARLLREEVILERLRAWQGDPEPTVRWLGLLGLGHLALNCGKVRHATTLLPALLGALSEGDPRLVDAALGALQRVLLRPRAPVRLLSVELRPRLPPLLDDARDSVRASAVGLLGTLVRRGRGGLRVGLRRPLRKLVLQSLVPLLLRLHDPSPDTAESAEWTLACCDQALPWGLLEEVGTEAHYHSPEALSRICHRLVQWYPSHVPSFLSQTQGYLRSPQSPLRLAATLLTGFLVHHSSPSHVNQDLLDSLFQDLGRLQSDPEPAVAAAARVSGQQVALLARVQPQPCGWRLLRPGRPSCLPARPPPVYADSPFQHCSLPGRWGCSGPG; this is translated from the exons ATGCCCAGCAGGGTTGGAGGTCAGGTCAAGGATTCTCCTCCCTGCCACCAGAcctgtgcccctcccccagcagatCATCTGTCCCCCAGGGACCTCGCTTGGCCCTTTCCTAGGGCCCAGTGGGCAGAACCGGACCCCAGACACTCAGGCTGCAGGCAGCCTGGGCAGGAGGGCCCCCCTAAAGCTCCTGGCAGGTACCACACCTGGAGACACCTCTGTATgactccccactccctccccacacacacacatacacgcgtGCATGCGCACGCGCACGCCACCACACCTGTCCCTGGTCCCGCCTGCCTGGGGCCTGCTTCTAGGTCAGGCCTGGGCACGACTTCCTGGGAGGACCAACAACAG gaacCAGCCCCAGGGGCGCCCCAGCAGGTAAGCCGGAGGGCTgtctggggggcaggggaggtaaCCGAGGAGAGAGCGGGGAGAGGGCAGAAAGGCtctgtggagggagggagagcgtGGGAGAGGCAAGGGGGCtccacagccccccacccccatccccagacACCCTGGAGCTCCTGGGAGGAGGGGGCCCTCGCAGACCTGGCCGTGTACACCGCCGCCTGCCTGGAAGAGGCTGGCTTTGTGGGAACCCAGGCGACAGCGCTCACCCTGTCCTCAGCCCTGGAGGCTCGGGGGCACAGGCTGGAGGACCAG GTGCTTGGGCTTGTGCGGGGGCTGCTGGCGCAGGTGCCCCACCTGGCGGAGGGGCGGCCCCGGCGGGCGGCCCTGCGGGTGCTGAGCGCACTGGCCTTGGAGCACTCCCGGGACGTGGTGTCCGCGCTGCTGCGCTGCTCACCGGCCCCAAACCG GGCGGCCACCGAGCTCTGGCGCAGCCTGAGCCGGAACCAGCGTGTGAATGGACAGGTGCTGGTGCAGTTGCTGTGGGCGCTAAAGGGCTCAGCCGGAACCCAGCTGGAGGCGCTGGCG GCCACTCGTGCCCTTGGGGAGATGCTGGCTGTGTCCGGCTGTGTGGGTGCCACCCGAGGCTTCTACCCGCACCTTCTCCTGGTGCTGGTCACTCAGCTCCACAAGCTGGCCTGGGATGCACACCCCCCCGACACACCCAAGGTTTGGGCCCCATCTCATCGAGGGCCACCGCACAGTCACGCCAG CTGCACTGTGGAGGCCTTGAAGGCCCTGCTCACTGGGGATGGAGGCCGCATGGTGGTAACGTGCATGGAGCaggctggaggctggaggagactggtgggagCCCGCACCCACCTGGAGGGTGTCCTGCTGCTGGCCAG TGCCCTGGTGGCCCACGCTGACCACCACCTGCGAGGCCTGTTTGCGGACCTGCTGCCGCGGCTGCGCAGCACAGACGACGCACAGCGCCTGACGGCCATGGCCTTCTTCACTGGG CTGTTGCAGAGCCGGCCCACCGCGCGGCTCCTGCGGGAGGAGGTGATCCTGGAACGGCTCCGCGCCTGGCAGGGCGACCCTGAGCCCACCGTGCGCTGGCTGGGCCTGCTGGGCCTCGGCCACCTGGCGCTGAACTGCGGGAAG GTGCGCCACGCGACCACGCTGCTGCCCGCGCTTCTGGGCGCGCTGAGCGAGGGTGACCCGCGGCTCGTGGACGCCGCGCTGGGGGCGCTGCAGAGGGTCCTGCTGAGGCCGCGGGCGCCGGTGCGGCTCCTGAGCGTGGAGTTGCGGCCCCGCCTCCCGCCACTCCTGGACGAC GCCCGGGACTCGGTCCGCGCCTCCGCAGTCGGGCTGCTCGGGACGCTGGTGCGGCGCGGCCGGGGCGGACTCCGGGTGGGGCTCCGCCGCCCCCTGCGGAAGCTGGTGCTGCAGAGTCTCGTTCCGCTGCTGTTGCGTTTGCACGACCCCAGCCCGGACACCGCTGAG AGTGCAGAATGGACGCTGGCCTGCTGTGaccaggccctgccctggggcCTGCTGGAGGAGGTGGGCACGGAGGCCCACTACCACAGCCCTGAGGCCCTAAGCCGCATCTGCCACCGCCTG GTCCAGTGGTACCCGAGTCACGTGCCCAGCTTCCTGAGTCAGACCCAGGGCTACCTGCGGAGCCCTCAGAGCCCCCTGCGCTTGGCGGCCACCCTACTCACAG gcttcctggtccatcacTCCAGCCCCAGCCACGTCAACCAGGACCTGCTGGACTCTCTGTTCCAGG ACTTGGGGAGGCTGCAGAGCGACCCTGAGCCTGCTGTGGCGGCGGCAGCACGCGTGTCTGGCCAGCAGGTGGCGCTGCTGGCCCGCGTGCAGCCCCAGCCCTGCGGCTGGCGCCTCCTCCGCCCCGGCCGGCCCAGCTGCCTGCCGGCCCGGCCCCCGCCCGTCTACGCCGACAGCCCGTTTCAGCACTGCAGCCTCCCCGGCCGCTGGGGCTGCTCAGGTCCAGGCTGA
- the MROH6 gene encoding maestro heat-like repeat-containing protein family member 6 isoform X2, whose protein sequence is MPSRVGGQVKDSPPCHQTCAPPPADHLSPRDLAWPFPRAQWAEPDPRHSGCRQPGQEGPPKAPGRYHTWRHLCMTPHSLPTHTHTRVHAHAHATTPVPGPACLGPASRSGLGTTSWEDQQQEPAPGAPQQVSRRAVWGAGEVTEERAGRGQKGSVEGGRAWERQGGSTAPHPHPQTPWSSWEEGALADLAVYTAACLEEAGFVGTQATALTLSSALEARGHRLEDQVLGLVRGLLAQVPHLAEGRPRRAALRVLSALALEHSRDVVSALLRCSPAPNRAATELWRSLSRNQRVNGQVLVQLLWALKGSAGTQLEALAATRALGEMLAVSGCVGATRGFYPHLLLVLVTQLHKLAWDAHPPDTPKVWAPSHRGPPHSHASCTVEALKALLTGDGGRMVVTCMEQAGGWRRLVGARTHLEGVLLLASALVAHADHHLRGLFADLLPRLRSTDDAQRLTAMAFFTGLLQSRPTARLLREEVILERLRAWQGDPEPTVRWLGLLGLGHLALNCGKVRHATTLLPALLGALSEGDPRLVDAALGALQRVLLRPRAPVRLLSVELRPRLPPLLDDARDSVRASAVGLLGTLVRRGRGGLRVGLRRPLRKLVLQSLVPLLLRLHDPSPDTAESAEWTLACCDQALPWGLLEEVGTEAHYHSPEALSRICHRLVSWGIGENDGVWSAAHLVQYTPRPLPPRLRLLTFPVKVVARQGLRGPWALASPLRPLLHAELALPSQEPFCPQVQWYPSHVPSFLSQTQGYLRSPQSPLRLAATLLTGFLVHHSSPSHVNQDLLDSLFQDLGRLQSDPEPAVAAAARVSGQQVALLARVQLPAGPAPARLRRQPVSALQPPRPLGLLRSRLS, encoded by the exons ATGCCCAGCAGGGTTGGAGGTCAGGTCAAGGATTCTCCTCCCTGCCACCAGAcctgtgcccctcccccagcagatCATCTGTCCCCCAGGGACCTCGCTTGGCCCTTTCCTAGGGCCCAGTGGGCAGAACCGGACCCCAGACACTCAGGCTGCAGGCAGCCTGGGCAGGAGGGCCCCCCTAAAGCTCCTGGCAGGTACCACACCTGGAGACACCTCTGTATgactccccactccctccccacacacacacatacacgcgtGCATGCGCACGCGCACGCCACCACACCTGTCCCTGGTCCCGCCTGCCTGGGGCCTGCTTCTAGGTCAGGCCTGGGCACGACTTCCTGGGAGGACCAACAACAG gaacCAGCCCCAGGGGCGCCCCAGCAGGTAAGCCGGAGGGCTgtctggggggcaggggaggtaaCCGAGGAGAGAGCGGGGAGAGGGCAGAAAGGCtctgtggagggagggagagcgtGGGAGAGGCAAGGGGGCtccacagccccccacccccatccccagacACCCTGGAGCTCCTGGGAGGAGGGGGCCCTCGCAGACCTGGCCGTGTACACCGCCGCCTGCCTGGAAGAGGCTGGCTTTGTGGGAACCCAGGCGACAGCGCTCACCCTGTCCTCAGCCCTGGAGGCTCGGGGGCACAGGCTGGAGGACCAG GTGCTTGGGCTTGTGCGGGGGCTGCTGGCGCAGGTGCCCCACCTGGCGGAGGGGCGGCCCCGGCGGGCGGCCCTGCGGGTGCTGAGCGCACTGGCCTTGGAGCACTCCCGGGACGTGGTGTCCGCGCTGCTGCGCTGCTCACCGGCCCCAAACCG GGCGGCCACCGAGCTCTGGCGCAGCCTGAGCCGGAACCAGCGTGTGAATGGACAGGTGCTGGTGCAGTTGCTGTGGGCGCTAAAGGGCTCAGCCGGAACCCAGCTGGAGGCGCTGGCG GCCACTCGTGCCCTTGGGGAGATGCTGGCTGTGTCCGGCTGTGTGGGTGCCACCCGAGGCTTCTACCCGCACCTTCTCCTGGTGCTGGTCACTCAGCTCCACAAGCTGGCCTGGGATGCACACCCCCCCGACACACCCAAGGTTTGGGCCCCATCTCATCGAGGGCCACCGCACAGTCACGCCAG CTGCACTGTGGAGGCCTTGAAGGCCCTGCTCACTGGGGATGGAGGCCGCATGGTGGTAACGTGCATGGAGCaggctggaggctggaggagactggtgggagCCCGCACCCACCTGGAGGGTGTCCTGCTGCTGGCCAG TGCCCTGGTGGCCCACGCTGACCACCACCTGCGAGGCCTGTTTGCGGACCTGCTGCCGCGGCTGCGCAGCACAGACGACGCACAGCGCCTGACGGCCATGGCCTTCTTCACTGGG CTGTTGCAGAGCCGGCCCACCGCGCGGCTCCTGCGGGAGGAGGTGATCCTGGAACGGCTCCGCGCCTGGCAGGGCGACCCTGAGCCCACCGTGCGCTGGCTGGGCCTGCTGGGCCTCGGCCACCTGGCGCTGAACTGCGGGAAG GTGCGCCACGCGACCACGCTGCTGCCCGCGCTTCTGGGCGCGCTGAGCGAGGGTGACCCGCGGCTCGTGGACGCCGCGCTGGGGGCGCTGCAGAGGGTCCTGCTGAGGCCGCGGGCGCCGGTGCGGCTCCTGAGCGTGGAGTTGCGGCCCCGCCTCCCGCCACTCCTGGACGAC GCCCGGGACTCGGTCCGCGCCTCCGCAGTCGGGCTGCTCGGGACGCTGGTGCGGCGCGGCCGGGGCGGACTCCGGGTGGGGCTCCGCCGCCCCCTGCGGAAGCTGGTGCTGCAGAGTCTCGTTCCGCTGCTGTTGCGTTTGCACGACCCCAGCCCGGACACCGCTGAG AGTGCAGAATGGACGCTGGCCTGCTGTGaccaggccctgccctggggcCTGCTGGAGGAGGTGGGCACGGAGGCCCACTACCACAGCCCTGAGGCCCTAAGCCGCATCTGCCACCGCCTGGTCAGTTGGGGGATCGGTGAGAATGACGGGGTGTGGTCAGCTGCCCACTTGGTCCAGTATACACCACGGCCACTCCCCCCCAGACTGAGACTCCTCACCTTTCCGGTCAAGGTGGTGGCTCGTCAAGGCCTCAGAGGCCCTTGGGCCCTGGCCTCACCTCTGAGGCCTCTGCTCCACGCAGAGCTGGCCCTCCCGTCCCAGGAGCCCTTCTGTCCCCAGGTCCAGTGGTACCCGAGTCACGTGCCCAGCTTCCTGAGTCAGACCCAGGGCTACCTGCGGAGCCCTCAGAGCCCCCTGCGCTTGGCGGCCACCCTACTCACAG gcttcctggtccatcacTCCAGCCCCAGCCACGTCAACCAGGACCTGCTGGACTCTCTGTTCCAGG ACTTGGGGAGGCTGCAGAGCGACCCTGAGCCTGCTGTGGCGGCGGCAGCACGCGTGTCTGGCCAGCAGGTGGCGCTGCTGGCCCGCGTG CAGCTGCCTGCCGGCCCGGCCCCCGCCCGTCTACGCCGACAGCCCGTTTCAGCACTGCAGCCTCCCCGGCCGCTGGGGCTGCTCAGGTCCAGGCTGAGCTGA
- the MROH6 gene encoding maestro heat-like repeat-containing protein family member 6 isoform X3 yields the protein MPSRVGGQVKDSPPCHQTCAPPPADHLSPRDLAWPFPRAQWAEPDPRHSGCRQPGQEGPPKAPGRYHTWRHLCMTPHSLPTHTHTRVHAHAHATTPVPGPACLGPASRSGLGTTSWEDQQQEPAPGAPQQVSRRAVWGAGEVTEERAGRGQKGSVEGGRAWERQGGSTAPHPHPQTPWSSWEEGALADLAVYTAACLEEAGFVGTQATALTLSSALEARGHRLEDQVLGLVRGLLAQVPHLAEGRPRRAALRVLSALALEHSRDVVSALLRCSPAPNRAATELWRSLSRNQRVNGQVLVQLLWALKGSAGTQLEALAATRALGEMLAVSGCVGATRGFYPHLLLVLVTQLHKLAWDAHPPDTPKVWAPSHRGPPHSHASCTVEALKALLTGDGGRMVVTCMEQAGGWRRLVGARTHLEGVLLLASALVAHADHHLRGLFADLLPRLRSTDDAQRLTAMAFFTGLLQSRPTARLLREEVILERLRAWQGDPEPTVRWLGLLGLGHLALNCGKVRHATTLLPALLGALSEGDPRLVDAALGALQRVLLRPRAPVRLLSVELRPRLPPLLDDARDSVRASAVGLLGTLVRRGRGGLRVGLRRPLRKLVLQSLVPLLLRLHDPSPDTAESAEWTLACCDQALPWGLLEEVGTEAHYHSPEALSRICHRLVVARQGLRGPWALASPLRPLLHAELALPSQEPFCPQVQWYPSHVPSFLSQTQGYLRSPQSPLRLAATLLTGFLVHHSSPSHVNQDLLDSLFQDLGRLQSDPEPAVAAAARVSGQQVALLARVQPQPCGWRLLRPGRPSCLPARPPPVYADSPFQHCSLPGRWGCSGPG from the exons ATGCCCAGCAGGGTTGGAGGTCAGGTCAAGGATTCTCCTCCCTGCCACCAGAcctgtgcccctcccccagcagatCATCTGTCCCCCAGGGACCTCGCTTGGCCCTTTCCTAGGGCCCAGTGGGCAGAACCGGACCCCAGACACTCAGGCTGCAGGCAGCCTGGGCAGGAGGGCCCCCCTAAAGCTCCTGGCAGGTACCACACCTGGAGACACCTCTGTATgactccccactccctccccacacacacacatacacgcgtGCATGCGCACGCGCACGCCACCACACCTGTCCCTGGTCCCGCCTGCCTGGGGCCTGCTTCTAGGTCAGGCCTGGGCACGACTTCCTGGGAGGACCAACAACAG gaacCAGCCCCAGGGGCGCCCCAGCAGGTAAGCCGGAGGGCTgtctggggggcaggggaggtaaCCGAGGAGAGAGCGGGGAGAGGGCAGAAAGGCtctgtggagggagggagagcgtGGGAGAGGCAAGGGGGCtccacagccccccacccccatccccagacACCCTGGAGCTCCTGGGAGGAGGGGGCCCTCGCAGACCTGGCCGTGTACACCGCCGCCTGCCTGGAAGAGGCTGGCTTTGTGGGAACCCAGGCGACAGCGCTCACCCTGTCCTCAGCCCTGGAGGCTCGGGGGCACAGGCTGGAGGACCAG GTGCTTGGGCTTGTGCGGGGGCTGCTGGCGCAGGTGCCCCACCTGGCGGAGGGGCGGCCCCGGCGGGCGGCCCTGCGGGTGCTGAGCGCACTGGCCTTGGAGCACTCCCGGGACGTGGTGTCCGCGCTGCTGCGCTGCTCACCGGCCCCAAACCG GGCGGCCACCGAGCTCTGGCGCAGCCTGAGCCGGAACCAGCGTGTGAATGGACAGGTGCTGGTGCAGTTGCTGTGGGCGCTAAAGGGCTCAGCCGGAACCCAGCTGGAGGCGCTGGCG GCCACTCGTGCCCTTGGGGAGATGCTGGCTGTGTCCGGCTGTGTGGGTGCCACCCGAGGCTTCTACCCGCACCTTCTCCTGGTGCTGGTCACTCAGCTCCACAAGCTGGCCTGGGATGCACACCCCCCCGACACACCCAAGGTTTGGGCCCCATCTCATCGAGGGCCACCGCACAGTCACGCCAG CTGCACTGTGGAGGCCTTGAAGGCCCTGCTCACTGGGGATGGAGGCCGCATGGTGGTAACGTGCATGGAGCaggctggaggctggaggagactggtgggagCCCGCACCCACCTGGAGGGTGTCCTGCTGCTGGCCAG TGCCCTGGTGGCCCACGCTGACCACCACCTGCGAGGCCTGTTTGCGGACCTGCTGCCGCGGCTGCGCAGCACAGACGACGCACAGCGCCTGACGGCCATGGCCTTCTTCACTGGG CTGTTGCAGAGCCGGCCCACCGCGCGGCTCCTGCGGGAGGAGGTGATCCTGGAACGGCTCCGCGCCTGGCAGGGCGACCCTGAGCCCACCGTGCGCTGGCTGGGCCTGCTGGGCCTCGGCCACCTGGCGCTGAACTGCGGGAAG GTGCGCCACGCGACCACGCTGCTGCCCGCGCTTCTGGGCGCGCTGAGCGAGGGTGACCCGCGGCTCGTGGACGCCGCGCTGGGGGCGCTGCAGAGGGTCCTGCTGAGGCCGCGGGCGCCGGTGCGGCTCCTGAGCGTGGAGTTGCGGCCCCGCCTCCCGCCACTCCTGGACGAC GCCCGGGACTCGGTCCGCGCCTCCGCAGTCGGGCTGCTCGGGACGCTGGTGCGGCGCGGCCGGGGCGGACTCCGGGTGGGGCTCCGCCGCCCCCTGCGGAAGCTGGTGCTGCAGAGTCTCGTTCCGCTGCTGTTGCGTTTGCACGACCCCAGCCCGGACACCGCTGAG AGTGCAGAATGGACGCTGGCCTGCTGTGaccaggccctgccctggggcCTGCTGGAGGAGGTGGGCACGGAGGCCCACTACCACAGCCCTGAGGCCCTAAGCCGCATCTGCCACCGCCTG GTGGTGGCTCGTCAAGGCCTCAGAGGCCCTTGGGCCCTGGCCTCACCTCTGAGGCCTCTGCTCCACGCAGAGCTGGCCCTCCCGTCCCAGGAGCCCTTCTGTCCCCAGGTCCAGTGGTACCCGAGTCACGTGCCCAGCTTCCTGAGTCAGACCCAGGGCTACCTGCGGAGCCCTCAGAGCCCCCTGCGCTTGGCGGCCACCCTACTCACAG gcttcctggtccatcacTCCAGCCCCAGCCACGTCAACCAGGACCTGCTGGACTCTCTGTTCCAGG ACTTGGGGAGGCTGCAGAGCGACCCTGAGCCTGCTGTGGCGGCGGCAGCACGCGTGTCTGGCCAGCAGGTGGCGCTGCTGGCCCGCGTGCAGCCCCAGCCCTGCGGCTGGCGCCTCCTCCGCCCCGGCCGGCCCAGCTGCCTGCCGGCCCGGCCCCCGCCCGTCTACGCCGACAGCCCGTTTCAGCACTGCAGCCTCCCCGGCCGCTGGGGCTGCTCAGGTCCAGGCTGA